One window from the genome of Caldisericum sp. encodes:
- a CDS encoding phage portal protein, which produces MGLFDFFRREKNFSYVGTGLLTGGVSSDISSLEDAAIKNPYVNRALTLRAQAISDLEWEIVNDDKPNQKLMSWFANPVNLTPRQFLQKIQYWRDITGIAFVRKSFPQPELLDGDRITLLVTPSEIKVLYMRVFWTDSYDISEVALITGQSPFVRIIKDVSPLSTVFEDSKLQYRQMEVLSNIFNNGAFLNMIFTTQDKLTPQQIDTIKEQIREKYAAPSNAGKVMLLSGSDWKVVDIRNSPLQFGMKEVDDLTKQRIMIAFGIPSVFFNDMQGVNKAVAQTQEYIFEKYVTKPLANDLAEQITTKLLDNKAEFRFKFTENLSLEDKQILEQIRDIQLKNGTTYINEIRTQDGLEPVPWCNQWCGNLNMTPLGSVSPQPNPEAAKILEKLEKIEQRLEVKENKEFDFDLISKDYIAMTEPMEKRLAKEIMDIFSKQEKYILSELNKKKSQNGIITKIKLEDIVDLTLPDEWKDYYVKHLKPFILSFMQQAGDKVLSSLGFSASFNLQVPKIQENLMKSLEQSASEVIRTTRKDIYDQLLEGIQNGEGIPDLANRMKTLFEETYKNRSQTIARTETISATNY; this is translated from the coding sequence ATGGGTTTATTCGATTTTTTTAGAAGAGAGAAAAATTTTTCGTATGTAGGAACGGGACTTCTCACAGGCGGTGTAAGTTCAGATATAAGTTCTCTTGAAGACGCCGCTATTAAAAATCCATATGTAAATAGAGCCTTGACCTTGCGAGCACAGGCGATTTCTGACTTAGAATGGGAAATTGTAAACGATGACAAGCCTAATCAGAAGTTAATGTCGTGGTTTGCTAATCCTGTAAACTTGACGCCGAGACAATTTTTGCAGAAAATTCAATATTGGAGAGATATAACAGGTATTGCATTTGTTAGAAAGTCCTTCCCACAACCCGAACTCTTAGACGGCGATAGAATTACACTTTTAGTAACTCCAAGCGAAATCAAAGTCCTTTATATGCGTGTTTTCTGGACTGATAGTTATGATATCTCAGAAGTCGCACTTATTACAGGGCAATCACCGTTTGTGCGTATAATTAAAGATGTAAGCCCGTTATCAACAGTCTTTGAAGACTCAAAACTTCAATATCGCCAGATGGAAGTCTTATCAAACATTTTTAACAACGGGGCTTTTTTGAATATGATTTTCACAACGCAGGATAAACTTACACCTCAGCAAATTGACACGATTAAAGAGCAGATACGAGAGAAGTACGCAGCCCCGTCAAACGCAGGTAAGGTTATGCTTCTAAGCGGTTCTGATTGGAAAGTTGTAGATATCAGAAACTCACCGCTTCAGTTTGGAATGAAAGAAGTAGATGACTTAACGAAACAGCGAATAATGATTGCATTCGGTATACCTTCGGTCTTTTTCAACGATATGCAAGGCGTTAATAAAGCCGTTGCACAAACGCAAGAGTATATTTTCGAGAAGTATGTGACTAAACCTTTAGCAAATGACCTTGCAGAGCAGATTACAACGAAGTTATTAGACAATAAAGCAGAATTCCGATTTAAGTTCACAGAAAACCTTTCGCTTGAAGATAAACAGATTTTAGAGCAAATACGAGATATACAACTCAAAAACGGCACAACATACATAAACGAGATACGCACACAGGACGGGCTTGAGCCAGTCCCATGGTGCAATCAATGGTGTGGTAATCTAAACATGACACCACTTGGAAGTGTAAGTCCACAACCTAATCCTGAGGCCGCAAAGATTTTAGAAAAATTAGAGAAAATAGAGCAGAGGCTTGAAGTGAAAGAGAACAAAGAGTTTGATTTTGATTTGATTTCAAAAGACTATATCGCAATGACTGAGCCGATGGAAAAAAGGTTAGCAAAAGAGATTATGGATATTTTTTCTAAGCAAGAGAAATACATTTTAAGCGAGTTGAATAAAAAGAAGTCTCAAAACGGGATTATTACAAAAATCAAACTTGAAGATATAGTTGATTTGACTTTGCCTGACGAGTGGAAGGATTACTACGTTAAACATCTCAAGCCGTTTATTCTTTCATTTATGCAACAGGCAGGCGATAAGGTTTTGAGTTCTCTTGGTTTTTCAGCAAGTTTCAATTTGCAAGTGCCGAAAATTCAGGAGAACTTAATGAAGTCGTTAGAGCAGTCTGCTTCAGAAGTTATACGCACCACAAGGAAAGACATTTATGACCAACTTCTCGAAGGCATTCAGAACGGCGAAGGCATACCGGACTTAGCGAATAGAATGAAAACGCTATTTGAGGAGACTTATAAAAACAGGTCTCAAACAATTGCACGGACTGAGACTATAAGTGCAACGAATTACG